Below is a window of Pelorhabdus rhamnosifermentans DNA.
GACACTCATTGCTTGTTGGGCCTGATGGCACCATTCTTGTAGAGGGTGATAATAAGGAAGATATTCTGTATGGTGATATTGATTTTCAATTTATTGCAGAAGTACGACGGAGTATGGATATATTTGCTGATCGACGAGGGGATTTGTATTAATATGATGATTTCAGGAACAACACAAAAAGTAGGGATTATTGGCTGGCCTGTGGGTCATTCTTTTTCTCCTGCTATTCATAATGCTGCTTTTGTACATTGCAAATTAGATTATGTCTATGTACCACTACCTGTTGAACCTGGTCAATTGGCTCAAGCTGTCAATGGACTTCGGGCCTTGGGCTTTACTGGTGCTAATGTGACGATTCCTCACAAGGTCGCCATCATGAAGTATTTAGATGAAATAGATGAAACAGCTCATTTGGCTGGAGCTGTGAATACTATTGCGATCCGTCAATCGAAACTCATTGGTTACAATACAGATGCCAATGGATTTATGACGGCTTTGAAACAAAGACAATTTAATGTGCGTGATAAAAGAGTGCTCGTTATTGGTGCGGGTGGTGCTGCGCGGGGGATTCTGGCAGGAATGGCAAGCGCTGGTGTAGAGAACTTTTTTGTGGCAGCTCGGCACATAGAACAGGCAAGGCAATTCATTCATCTATTTCCTCAGTTATCTGTTCAGCCGGTTTTATGGCCAAGTTCAGAGTTTCAACAAATTGTGTCTAATATGGACTTTATTATTCATGCTACGCCAATTGGCATGTATCCCCATTTAGCTGAAACACCACTGCCTATGACTACCAAATTAAAGCAGTCGGCTGTTGTGTGCGATTTGATTTATAATCCTGTAATGACACAGCTTCTTATACAGGCAAATGCTGAGGGTCATTCTGTTATGGGGGGACTCAGTATGCTTGTGGAACAGGCTGCACTGGCTTTTGAATGCTGGACAGGACAAGTCGCACCAAGAGTTGTCATGAAACAAGTAGCAGGAAGCTTGTTTCCG
It encodes the following:
- the aroE gene encoding shikimate dehydrogenase, which produces MMISGTTQKVGIIGWPVGHSFSPAIHNAAFVHCKLDYVYVPLPVEPGQLAQAVNGLRALGFTGANVTIPHKVAIMKYLDEIDETAHLAGAVNTIAIRQSKLIGYNTDANGFMTALKQRQFNVRDKRVLVIGAGGAARGILAGMASAGVENFFVAARHIEQARQFIHLFPQLSVQPVLWPSSEFQQIVSNMDFIIHATPIGMYPHLAETPLPMTTKLKQSAVVCDLIYNPVMTQLLIQANAEGHSVMGGLSMLVEQAALAFECWTGQVAPRVVMKQVAGSLFPKK